The genomic segment CGGCGATGCGGTGCGCGCCGGCCAGATCGTGACGACCGGTTCGTACGCGGGCGCGATCGACGTGCCGCTCGGCGATGCGCTGACGGTCCGCTTCGGCGAGCTCGGCAGTTTGTCGGTGACGTTGACGGCGTGACGTGTCACGCGCGCTGCCGTCCGACCTTCCGTGACGGCAGCGTCATCGCGCCTGGCCTCAACCCCGATCACGCGAACGGCTTCCACCCCGATACCTGACATGTCGCTGACACCGCTTCCCGCCCTGCTCGACGAAGTCCTGCGCACCGTCGCTCGCCGTTACCGGCTGCCGCCGCTCGACAGCGCGTCGTCGCCGGCCGAAGCCGCGAACCCGGCCGCCACCCTTGCGATCGCGATCGAGGAAGCGCGCCGGCTGCGAAGCGACGGACAAGCTCCCGGCGCGGAACTGCAGCAGCGCTTCATCGATGCGCTCGCACGGATGATCCGCGACGCGATGGACAGGCAATCCGGCGATCCAGCCTTCCAGGCCGCGGTGCTGCGGCACGACGCGCCGAGCGTGCGCGAATACGCGTCGCTGCACGCGCACGCCGAGCAGGACCGGCGCGCGCTGCACTCGGCCGTCAACGCGATCGCGCACCCGGCCAAACTCGAGCGCAGCGCCCAGGCGTGGCAACGCGACGGGCTCGCGCGGCTGCATTCGGCCGCAACGTCCGCGTCGTGGGCCGATCTCCATGCGACGCTGCAGCAACTGCTCGCGCTGCCCGACATGGCGACCGACGCCGCGTTCGAGCAGGACATCGTCAAGCTGAAGGATGGTGCGGCACTCGAACGCCTGCTGCGTCTCGATGCGCTGGCGACGGACGAGCACGTCCGGCGATACCGCGCACTGTGGGTGCGCCAGGGTCCGCTCGAAGGCAGCACGATCGCGGTTGCGCAGGGCGCCGCGTCGCAGCGGCGCGGCGCAGCCGTCGAAGCGCTGGCCGCACAGGCGCTCGACGCGTTGGCCGGCAGGCTGGAAGCCGTGGACGAACGGCGCACCTACCGGGTGGTCACATCGATGCGCGTGCCGTCATCGATACCGGGACGGCACGACCGCGCGAAAACCGAATGGGACGCGATCCTGCTCGAACGCACGCGCGGCGATGAAGCGGCGCCCGCATGGAACGTTCGCTTCCTCGTCGAAGCGAAGGCATCGGCCGATGCGGCGACAACCGATTTGCCGCGGCTGCTGCGCGGCCTGAACCTGCTCGCGCAGGCCGACGCGGACACGATCTATTCGTTCGAGACGCACCAGGGCACGGTGCGCGTGCACGGCGCGTCGCTCCGCGCGTTGACGACCGACG from the Burkholderia pyrrocinia genome contains:
- a CDS encoding 3-deoxy-D-arabino-heptulosonate 7-phosphate synthase; its protein translation is MSLTPLPALLDEVLRTVARRYRLPPLDSASSPAEAANPAATLAIAIEEARRLRSDGQAPGAELQQRFIDALARMIRDAMDRQSGDPAFQAAVLRHDAPSVREYASLHAHAEQDRRALHSAVNAIAHPAKLERSAQAWQRDGLARLHSAATSASWADLHATLQQLLALPDMATDAAFEQDIVKLKDGAALERLLRLDALATDEHVRRYRALWVRQGPLEGSTIAVAQGAASQRRGAAVEALAAQALDALAGRLEAVDERRTYRVVTSMRVPSSIPGRHDRAKTEWDAILLERTRGDEAAPAWNVRFLVEAKASADAATTDLPRLLRGLNLLAQADADTIYSFETHQGTVRVHGASLRALTTDDAALQREVLYCCDASADATPRLLGAASRMQLLSAQASLEYASALARQPNADPGGLGVIWHALLTLPQWHAVLHQYPSLRQVRELMVAIDDLRAAIDDVADDGVASSVYA